The Raphanus sativus cultivar WK10039 chromosome 6, ASM80110v3, whole genome shotgun sequence sequence AACAACAATCCGATGTCGTCCAGCGGTTAGGATATCTGGCTTTCACCCAggagacccgggttcgattcccggcatcggagcttttttgttttgtttttaaatgttAACTCTATTTTATTTGTATCTATCTGATTCAGCAACACTGGCctatatggtttttttttttagacaGGCCCATTAAAAAAACTTAGGGTTCTTCTGCAAATGTATTAACACTGTGGCGTCTCCGTCTGGTCGTTTTCTCTTCCGTTTGCCGCACTTGCTTTTACTTCTCCTCCTCAGGTAAAAGCTCCACACACATACTCCCACTTCGTCGTTTCTGTTTTGCTCCTACGCCCATTGTATTTTTCATTTGCCACTTGATTAGCCTTTGAGGGAACTATTGATTCTTTAGACTTTGCTTTCATAGTTTTTTCTCTTGTTCTGTGTATGCTGCACTCGTATAGCTGAGTTTCTAGTAGTTTTGGTGAATCCTAGAGCTCTCTCACTTAGTTTTGTTAGCCAGAAGATTACTTTTGTGCTCTGTTTTTAATCTGTTGGTGGTATTAATCTAACATAAGATGtgtattctgtttttttttttaaatagtgtTTGGGATATAAATTCGTCTACACTTAAAAGCTAATCTTCAAGATGCAAAACGAAGAGGGTCAGATCACAGAGTTATACGTTCCTAGGAAATGGTAATAACAACATTTATTCTTCTTATTCTGATTCTCTAATTGATTTATTATGTATGTAAATCTCTCAAAGACAAATATTTGCGTTTCTTGTTACTGTAGTTCTGCTACTAATCGGATGATCACATCAAAGGATCATGCCTCTGTGCAGCTCAACATTGGTCATTTAGATGCTGATGGCATCTTCACCGGTCAATTCACTACCTTGGCTCTCTGCGGTTTCGTTCGTGCCCAGGTTCGTATTGACTTATAGACTCTAGAGTCATGTGTTCCCAATATGACAGTCGCAGTTAGTTAATCATTCTTCATCAGCATTGACTTTATTAATCAAACAATGATCTGGGTGCAGGGAGATGCAGACAGTGGCGTGGACAGACTGTGGCAGAAGAAGAAGGTCGAAGCTAAACAAGCCTAAGAGCTTTGCTTATTAAGTTGGTTGGGATTtttgttatttagttttaaaaagatCATCAGACAGACGGACGTACACAGAAGAAGTGATTTTTGTTTGACTCTTTGTCTTAATGCTATATTTGGTGAATACACTTACTTGCTTCTGATTTTTATCTAGTTAAATTTTAGATTCATTAACAAGTCCCAGTAGCTTAAAAGGCTGCAAATActataagaaaaagaaatattaatgtAACTTATGCATGATGTTATAATATCGGTGCATGTTAACGTGAATTAGTTTGATAAATATTAGAATCAGATTCTCATACGCGGTCGGTTCTCTTTTAACACCACCCAAGAATCAAAGCATAACTGAAATGTTTTACGTTAGTGTTATGTAGGTTATACGAGTTTGATTCCTGTACAGCGTACACTAAATTGACTGCTTTTCTTTATATGGAAAAGTACAATAGTTATTTTGTATCAAACAAGTAAAGACCAAACCAACAATACGATTCGATTCCTGAGGActattacataaaaaaatattcgtcGTCATCAAGAATTCAAGATATGCCCATCTCAAAAGCCATCCATCCATTCACTTCCAATTTTATCTCTCTTTCCCGATTAttcttattcttttcttttgtaaaaagaTTTATTCTTCTCAAAGTCCAATTATTCTCCTTCATTTTATTCCAATTTTTGCACccaaaatataaaatggtaTATTCGAAAATAGTACCTCACCTCACAAATCTTGTTGAATTGTAAAATTTTTTGAGTAAAATgttgatttataatttatattttgacatTTCAATTACAATAAGATAtctactaaaatatatatatatatatatatgtgtcttaTATGTAACCTCAAATTTCATTTTGccaaatttttttatccaaGGTATACATATctgatttaattaaattttactatggAGATTGATTTCAGTGATTGCTTATGAAAGTGCCCACTCTAGTAACAACAACTCGTTAGGCATTAACAAGATGCCACCATTTTGATTCTAAAACTTTTTAAACCAATCACATGACGCAACAAGCGTTTGGATTGCCTTCGCTGAGTGCCTCAAATGATTCGCACGGCTGAGATCTGTACGAATAAAATTCGGGCGGTGGAGATTCGTATCCCGTGTCCACGTACTCGTAAGAATAATACGAGGGAGGAGCAGCGTAATACGACGGCGCATTGTCATTCCCGCCGTTCTGACTAGGCCCATTTTGACCCGGCCCGTGCGCCGTATTGTAGCTCACGGTGTAAGACGGCGCCGTTTGAGGCTGCGAGTGATAATacgtaggaggaggaggaccgTACGTTTGCTGTTGGTAATGACGTGGAGGACTGTGAGCCGTCGGATACGAATGCTGCTGATGAGTAGGATGGGGATGGTACTGTTCTGGTGGTGGAGCAGAGTATATCACTGTCTCTGGTGGTCCATTGTTCTGCGGCGGaggaccaccaccaccaccgcctcctcctcctccttccatCACCACCGTcgtactcttcttcttctttttctttttcttcttcttcttcggagCTCCATCTCCACCGGACTGTGGTTGAGGTTGTCCGTTTACAAACGTCACAACTTGTTTCACCTGATCACCACCGCCTCCGGGAGGTCCGCCAATGCATGTTCCGCCGTCAATCATCCCGCCgccgttgttgttgttgttgttgttaccgTCGTCTTCGTCGTCTTCGCTGCTATCATCATCTTCGTTTTTAGGTTTCTTTGGTTTCTTTTCTCTCTGCTGGTAGTTACTACActcgttgttgttgttatccATCGGCCATAGCTCGGCGTGTCTACCGGCTTTCATGATCTTCTTTATCAGAAGCTCTGGTTCTACGTTTCCAACCACCGTTACTTTTTGTTGCTTCACGTCAATATTCGTTGTGTATACACCTAACACAAGAAAAACGTCTCTCAAAACGTCTATCTACGAAGAACAAAGAAACACAACATGAATTAAAGAGATAATGTCTCACCATCGATCTTGCTCAATAGTTTCTTTATTTTCCTCTTACATCCTTCGCAGTGGATAGAAACTCTCAAAACCCATGTCTTGCAACAACAACAGAAACACAGaagaatattatttaatatgttaaagaagaaaaaaaaggagacAATTGTATAAAGAAGATTATGTGGTGAATGATCTTACGGTGTATCGGAGAGGTTCTTGGTATTCTTGAAAAACATGTCTCTGCTGATCTTCTTGGCATGTCTCTGGTCTGATCTCTGTTCCGATCTCATTCCCGATCTGTGTTCCGATCGTTGTTCCAAGGTCCATTGAGAGAGAGAAATTAGAACGAAGCAGAGGGAAAGTGATGTGTATGCAAGTCCATGTGTAATATAGCTAGAACACATAATGTTGGCTTCTATATCTTTCTGGGAGTCCTCCCTAGATATAATATTCTCCACTATCCGTAACTTTATTCTAATAGAATACTACTTTTGTTcataaaaaactttttaatttttattttatagaaagtTTGTTAAACCATACTAACCTCTAGCCCTATTCAGCAAAACTGATCTGTTTATTTTCCACTTGATGCTGATATGTGGAACATGAGATGTGCAGCTTAAAagctaatatataaataaagtctGCAGCTTCATATGCAAAGTACTTCAAATGCTAACACCAGAACTAAAGTCGCAGATGATATATGCTGGTTTGGACGGATTTACGTCCAATCATTCCAGATAAGACTTGCTAACATAGAGTTAGCCAATGCTTATTCTTCATAGATCATCAATTCATCATCATTGCTTTTTTTTCTATGGAAAAAGAAGTTTAAGAACCCATATATAGGCCTTATAGGCCTTCCACCTTCAGGCATTTTGCAGTTGTTTGTGGTGAGGTCTGTGCAATGCCTCCCCGTTGGACTGAAGGGCCTAGCTTATATAATGCatacctattttttttttttacttcttgtTGCCTTATATAGCCATTCTCAAGTGCTTCTTAGAGATAAACTCACCATTAATAAGCCCGGTTAATCATACTCTTAACTGTTTTTTTGGGATAAACTCTAGTTCGAGCTGGTGACCAAGAGAATGATTCAATTTCTTATGATTCCTATGAAATTACACAATTCATAAAGGATAGATTTTCCTTTCCATTCTTTCTGGTTCCAGGAAATTCCCacttatctatattattaaaagagaagtacacatataaaatgccccttagttttcagtgttatttacacttccatgtcactgacattaaataatgtttcttattttagtGCTGTCCTttttcactttgattaatgtgttttctaaaattaaatttgaattaaatacacaattaaataatatttcctattttaatgctttgtcttttccacttagattaatgtgttttttaaaattaagtacacttcattaacttctcaattaaatcaatgtcaaattcaaaaaaatacatatttttggacaaacaattcatggaaattataatatcaactctttaTTGAACAaatatgaacaaaaaatattatcaaatttgaatcgaaattatataatatccaaacggatttaccattttggtatct is a genomic window containing:
- the LOC108812468 gene encoding 40S ribosomal protein S21-2-like, with the protein product MQNEEGQITELYVPRKCSATNRMITSKDHASVQLNIGHLDADGIFTGQFTTLALCGFVRAQGDADSGVDRLWQKKKVEAKQA
- the LOC108805580 gene encoding heavy metal-associated isoprenylated plant protein 36-like, yielding MDLGTTIGTQIGNEIGTEIRPETCQEDQQRHVFQEYQEPLRYTTWVLRVSIHCEGCKRKIKKLLSKIDGVYTTNIDVKQQKVTVVGNVEPELLIKKIMKAGRHAELWPMDNNNNECSNYQQREKKPKKPKNEDDDSSEDDEDDGNNNNNNNGGGMIDGGTCIGGPPGGGGDQVKQVVTFVNGQPQPQSGGDGAPKKKKKKKKKKKSTTVVMEGGGGGGGGGGPPPQNNGPPETVIYSAPPPEQYHPHPTHQQHSYPTAHSPPRHYQQQTYGPPPPTYYHSQPQTAPSYTVSYNTAHGPGQNGPSQNGGNDNAPSYYAAPPSYYSYEYVDTGYESPPPEFYSYRSQPCESFEALSEGNPNACCVM